ATTCGTTAAgggtatataaacttttttctgtttctgtgACGCTTCAGAAGCTAATATGCCTTTAAACCGTTTTGGTGAACATGGTTCTACATCTATCGATAAATTTGGTAAGCATGTTCACCACCATGTTATACAGAACCACATAGCAAGATCCGAAGTTCTACAACCttcatcaacatttattttaactttacgtggtgatggagatgttgatccaaaaacaaaactttataaaatcacaaaCAAAAGTGGAATTACGGATTACATCAATTCTTTCTACGAAGGTATGATAAAAGATGTTGTAAAGTCCGCTCATGTTCAGTTACTTGTTAACGATATCGTTATTAAGTCGCTCCAGGGAGTCCAACTCAAACGCGGAGATACCattaagtgtaaaaataatgCACCGATAGGAGGACTACCTTTTCTTGTAGAGTTGTTGATTGAAGGGGTTGTAGAGTAATGGTTAGTGTTAAGCGAGATCTCGTTAACGAACTACATGCACCTGCGAGACGACATTATCGGCGACGCCGCGTTCTGCTTCACGGACTATTGGATCTTTATCAAGCTGATTTGGTTGAAATGATCCCATATGCGTCGGTCAATAAAGGTTACAAGTATATACTGACTGTTATCAAcgctttttcaaaatacgcATGGGCCTTACCACTCAAAACCAAAACTGGGAAAGAGGTTACTCAAGCTATGAAGGACATTTTGCAtagtaaaaagaatattactcCGAGCAACTTACAAACCGATAATGGGAAAGAGTTTTACAAtagcgattttcaaaaattaatggaacAACTTAACATTAATCATTACAGCACCTATTCCACTTTAAAAAGCTCGATTATCGAACGGTTTAATAgaaccctaaaaaataaaatgtggaaagaatttagtatgcaAGGAAATTATCGCTGGTTAGACTTACTACCcaaattactaaaatcttaCAACAACACAATACATCGCACCATTCACATGAAACCTTCAGCTGTTAATCGACGAAATGAATCTGCTCTGTTAAATACTGTATACAATTCCATTAAAGTTGTCGACCCCAACCaccataaatttaatgtggGGGAACACGTGCGAATTAGCAAGTACAGACACGCTTTTGCTAAAGGTTACCAACCAACTTGGtccaatgaaattttcaccatagCGACAGTTCAAAATACTAATCCCAGGACTTACCTTATTAAAGATGGTAGAGGAGAACCCAttcttggagcattttacgACGAAGAATTACAACGTGTGAAACACCcggatgtatttttaattgaaaaagttcttcgtcgaaaaggaaataaagtcCGAGTGAAATGGTTGGGAATGGATAGctctcataattcttggattgcaaaaaaggatgtattataatttttacactaagaaaataaaaaacttttttttttaatttcgttgattttatttcaagtaacctttttaacaacctactttctactttatatacaagttttgtgatacaagcaagtattttttttttttacaaattaactgATCGCAATTTAACTAGCCATACATGTTTACGTTTAACAACTCCAATAAGTTGTCCAAAAGATCTTCCCTGCGTAGATCTTCAATAAGATAGTTTCCCCAAGCTAACGTATGACATCCATCCTCCATCACGTAACGTTTATCGTCATGTGCAGAGAGCGCCACTTTATTCTTTAGTTCTGTATACATCGTGTGATAGGAGGAGCGAAAGACATACATCTTTTTTCGCACAGAACCTCCATCTTCGATAATCCGTTTATATTCTGAAACACTTaagtttttatcgataacataCTTTTTCACACCCTTGGCACGCTTGACAACTccttccaaagtgttaatacaaTAAGCTTTAGCTCCTGTACCATAAAACGATGTTAATATCGTATTTGGGTActcatctttcatttttccaACTATCGGCGGCCCTGGAGGAATATTATGTCTGTTGTTTAACTTGTAATTAGAGGTATCGAACAtctctatattttctttgatatcctGGTATACATTCTCAGTAAATATTTCGAGAATTAACGAATCCGTATCtgtatataacaataatacgttttcaccatatttctcttttaaaaaattataaaaaaagttataaatgacCGCTTTCGACAATTCCAGTACGCTAAACCCTACATACAGAGGTTTGTTATATTTGACCTCCACCTTCTGCATTTCAATGGCTGCCAAATTatggcagaaaattttcgatgactTGAAAGTCGGCTTTGCGATAAGAGCTTCTGCACCGGGTCTCCTGTAACGATTCTCCCAATGTGACACTAATCGTATATCGactctattttcaacattttccatcGTTTTCCCATACAcgatattattcatttgtttataatgatttttcccAAATTCATTCGTAGCATTCATTCGTTTCtcagagttaaaatcgatatatgGTTTCATCCACGGCGATTGTTGAAATTGCAATGCACGGTGTATTTTGGTTAGCTTAAGACCTTTTTTCACACATTCACGTAGGTTTACATAGTGAATTatgtatttcgatttattttgtaagttcGCAATCAACTTAGGATGCTTCGATCCGGGAGCGATTATATTTTCGGGACAAAACGGTAGATCATCATGCTGGTTGTGTAACCTTTCGGGATACTCCAAATCCACTTCAAAGACATAACCAAGGTGTTCATCATCTAAACACTCCACATCTATATCTGCTATTTCTTGGTTCGACAACCATCGAAAACCGCCTGTTGGTAATTTACAACTCATTGCATACCCATACAAATTGGTAGCGTCCAAGTATAGAATATATGATGATGGTTTTTCCGGGTTAAAATCGTCAAGGAACTTGTTGTTTGCTATTGCAGATCGTTTTACACACATACAGAGACCGCCTCTAATTCctttcttaaaaaagtgtaacaTGTCAATGTCTGAtaacaattctaattttacacctgTCATTTTTAACAGAGCATCCCACCCAAACCCGGGCGCAGTATAATAATGGCAAGGATCCAGATTGTAATTCTCCAAAGATATTGtcctgaaattttcaaagacgTCAGTCAACATTAACACATCTGACGTCAAATACAGGTCACTGTATTCTCCCAACGTTGTacacttaaatttattccatacAGTCTGTGCTCTAGAGTATTGTTCCTTTGAAATATTACTTGAACTCAATATGTCGTAAAACTGTGTATGATCAGGCAATTTACTATACTCCAACTTTTCAAACGAATCTACGAACGAATATGGAAATACACCTTTCTGGCGCATCAATCTAAATTCTTCAGagtctttgaatttttttttcacttccaCACAATCCTTATCATCCAAATATGAAACCAACTTTTCCAAAGAACTCGCCATAAATCTAAACGAGTCGACGaatcttattttcataaacacttTGCGTTTCTTTCCCTTGTTATCGGTTGTTTCTCCGacaactatttttttggaaaaagaaatatatttttctttgttttgtgctatcacctctactTCCTCCTTGTTTAGGGCAATACTTTTCACAAACATGTGGGCATCGTAATTCGACAGGTTGTGGAAAAACACAGGGATAAACAtcggtaatttataatttatattgcagACGGAATGCGCAGGACCCCTATACAATCCTGTCAAGTGATCGTGATCACACACTTtctcttctttgtttattgGTTTATCACAAATGTGACATACGGAACTCAGTTCATGTACAAATTGGTCCAGACAGCTTAGCGGTATCATATCCTTTGTTTGcctcaaatgttgtttatagatctctattacatccttctccaatcttataataaattccaGAGCAGCGTTTCGCCCTCGGTATATTCGGAATTTCGATAAGTTATCATCGTAAGCACACTTAATGTAGTACGCAAACGCGTATGGTTCGTGTTCAAAACATCGGGCCGTATATGGTTTATTATCATCGTAAACTTTTCCTTCTTCGGGCGTTAAGGGTTTCAGAATCGCCTCGAAATCGGCGTACACCACAAACggaactttcatttttttttcaaatccttcaaattgtaaaacattttccttttctagATGTCCGAACTTattcacttttatttgttcGCTTGGTACTGTTGctttcacttttttacagTCATCCATCTGATGTCGTACCAACTTGTCTTCAGTTGAAAAGTATTGCAAACAACCCTCACAAATATATCTTTGATGTTCATGAGTCGATGATTGTGTATTTATCAGTcgagataagttttttatccaacaatagtGGTTATTCCCGAAATTGTCGCTGACTACTAATAAGTTTACATGACGCTCCCGTTTCtgtttacatatacatacagttACAATATCATCTACCATTTTCTCTCCATTATACCAAGAATTTATACCATAGACGTTaattgaaatgttattttcttcctcaAATTTTGGTATGTCTCTGATGGGTACTGGGAATGTTACGCAGTCaaactttaattctgtttcCCTATAATGTGGGTATGATGATATTCTTTGCGGTAAACCTGTGGGTTGGTACAGCGCGGATATCAGTGCCCAAGCAAAGCActtattatcgttattttgCACGTTTATTACCGCTCTCTTCCCTTTTATGGATGTCGGTAAGTCGATGTAGCTCGATGCTCTTGTAGGATTAAACTTGTTACAGTTCACTTCAAGATATAATATTTCCAACAAGGTCCAACCTGCAGTATTAACGCCTTTAGTTTCGCATTTTACTACTTTTCTATTCTTATACTCTTACCTGAGTCCCGTTCTTGGAATTCCGACATTTTCACCATAATCTCGTCCATAAAGTCCTCGTATGTTTGGTACAAGTCTACGGCtactgttataattttattttttgtgttgaatgatttgatttccacttcttccttcgtatttatgaaatacaatCCAAAAATTTCCGTATTCACTTTTAAACTACCATTTACATTCCTCACGGACTGTATCAAACTGATAACTTTTTCTCTAATTCGGTTACTGAATTCCTTCATGTCTACGTACTTCCGTTCATGATCGCTCACTCTAAAACTacatattttatctccaaatatcgaatctattttttctacacCATCATCTATTATTACGAAGGCTTTCTGTTTATGTTTGTTGCTGCGCAGATGTGAGGAATAACATTGTCTGGTTACGTGTTCATCACATATTTCACACACTATAACATCTCCTTGTTGATCCTCTTCCACCTTTCGACGTTTCCCAATACATGCTGTGCGTTGATGTCTCACAAGATTATCTGGTCTAGTAAACTCTTTGTAACACACGTCGCAGGTCAACATGTTCACAACACTCTTACTTCAATACTGTTGAACACGATTTTCTATCTGCTATTTAAAGCATACCTCCTCCGAAGTGGGGTTTTCAATGAACTCACGTCGTGTAACCTTCATTTCAGGTCACGTACAAGGTCAATGTCAtggtcacaattaaggttgacttcaaggtctccgttgaggtcaaagtaaaggtcattgttcaggtcaaggttactgatcaaggtcatggtcactaaacgtgatcttgacctgaggtgagctcaaagtaaaggtcattgtttaggtctaggttactggtcaacgaccccctttgcaatagccgattctggaacctcctcccagaacctcagggcaaggtcaaggtcatggtcactcaacgtgaccttggccttgaccttgacctgaggttctgagaggaggttctagaatcggcttttatctactactatggtcagcagaattatcggaaccaaaagtgatagaaagttcaaacatggctcagaacggcgtataacgtcataacatcacgttttgggcacattttgttttttatctccaacatggttcaacatgtcatttggctcctaaatatcacaaatatggtcagcagaattatcggaaccaaaagtgatagaaagttcaaacatggctcagaacggcgtataacgtcataatatcacgttttgggcacattttgttttttatctccaacatggttcaacatgtcatttggctcctgaatatcacaaatatggtcagcagaattatcggaaccacaagtgatagaaagttcaaacatggctcagaacggcgtataacgtcataatatcacgttttgggcacattttgttttttatctccaacatggttcatcatgtcatttggcgcctgaatatcacaaatatggtcagcagaattatcggaaccaaaagtgatagaaagttcaaacatggctcagaacggcgtataacgtcataatatcacgttttgggcacattttgttttttatctccgacttgctccaacatgttatttggcgcctgaatatcacaaatatggtcagcagaattatcggaaccaaaagtgatagaaagttcaaacatggctcagaacggcgtataacgtcataatatcacgttttgggcacattttgttttttatctccaacatggttcaacatgtcatttggctcctaaatatcacaaatatggtcagcagaattatcggaaccaaaagtgatagaaagttcaaacatggctcagaacgacgtataacgtcataatatcacgttttgggcacattttgttttttatctccaacatggttcaacatgtcatttggctcctaaatatcacaaatatggtcagcagaattatcggaaccaaaagtgatagaaagttcaaacatggctcagaacggcgtataacgtcataatatcacgttttgggcacattttattttttatctccaacatggttcaacatgtcatttggcgcctgaataacacaaatatggtcagcagaattatcggaaccaaaagtgatagaaagttcaaacatggctcagaacggcgtataacgtcataatatcacgttttgggcacattttgttttttatctccaacatggttcaacatgtcatttggctcctaaatatcacaaatatggtcagcagaattatcggaaccaaaagtgatagaaagttcaaacatggctcagaacggcgtataacgtcataatatcacgttttgggcacattttgttttttttctccaacatggttcaacatgtcatttggcgcctgaataacacaaatatggtcagcagaattatcggaaccaaaagtgatagaaagttcaaacatggctcagaacggcgtataacgtcataatatcacgttttgggcacattttgttttttatctccaacatggttcatcatgtcatttggcgcctgaataacacaaatatggtcagcagaattatcggaaccaaaagtgatagaaagttcaaacatggctcagaacggcgtataacgtcataatatcacgttttgggcacattttattttttatctccaacatggttcaacatgtcgtttggcgcctgaataacacatatatggtcagcagaattatcggaaccaaaagtaatagaaagttcaaacatggctcagcacggcgtataacgtcataatatcacgttttgggcacattttgttttttatctccgacttgctccaacatgttatttggcgcctgaatatcacaaatatggtcagcagaattatcggaaccaaaagtgatagaaagttcaaacatggctcagaacggcgtataacgtcataacatcacgttttgggcacattttgttttttttctccaacatggttcaacatgtcatttggcgcctgaataacacaaatatggtcagcagaattatcggaaccaaaagtgatagaaagttcaaacatggctcagaacggcgtataacgtcataatatcacgttttgggcacattttattttttatctccaacatggttcaacatgtcatttggcgcctgaataacacaaatatggtcagcagaattatcggaaccaaaagtgatagaaagttcaaacatggctcagaacggcgtataacgtcataatatcacgttttgggcacattttgttttttatctccaacatggttcatcatgtcatttggcgcctgaataacacaaatatggtcatcagaattatcggaaccaaaagtgatagaaagttcaaacatggttcagaacggcgtataacgtcataatatcacgttttgggcacattttgttttttatctccaacatggttcatcatgtcatttggcgcctgaataacacaaatatggtcagcagaattatcggaaccaaaagtgatagaaagttcaaacatggctcagaacggcgtataacgtcataatatcacgttttgggcacattttattttttatctccaacatggttcaacatgtcatttggcgactgaataacacaaatatggtcagcagaattatcggaaccaaaagtgatagaaagttcaaacatggctcagaacggcgtataacgtcataatatcacgttttgggcacattttgttttttatctccgacttgctccaacatgttatttggcgcctgaatatcacaaatatggtcagcagaattatcggaaccaaaagtgatagaaagttcaaacatggctcagaacggcgtataacgtcataaccacgttttgggcacattttgttttttatctccaacatggttcaacatgtcatttggctcctaaatatcacaaatatggtcagcagaattatcggaaccaaaagtgatagaaagttcaaacatggctcagaacggcgtataacgtcataatatcacgttttgggcacattttgttttttatctccaacatggttcatcatgtcatttggcgcctgaataacacaaatatggtcatcagaattatcggaaccaaaagtgatagaaagttcaaacatggttcagaacggcgtataacgtcataatatcacgttttggtcacattttgttttttatctccaacttggttcatcatgtcatttggcgcctgaataacacaaatatggtcagcagaattatcggaaccaaaagtgatagaaagttcaaacatggctcagaacggcgtataacgtcataatatcacgttttgggcacattttgttttttatccaacatggttcatcatgtcatttggcgcctgaataacacaaatatggtcagcagaattatcggaaccaaaagtgatagaaagttcaaacatggctcagaacggcgtataacgtcataatatcacgttttgggcacattttattttttatctccaacatggttcaacatgtcatttggcgcctgaataacacaaatatggtcagcagaattatcggaaccaaaagtgatagaaagttcaaacatggctcagaacggcgtataacgtcataatatcacgttttgggcacattttgttttttatctccaacatggttcaacatgtcatttggctcctaaatatcacaaatatggtcagcagaattatcggaaccaaaagtgatagaaagttcaaacatgtctcagaacggcgtataacgtcataatatcacgttttgggcacattttgttttttatctccaacatggttcatcatgtcatttggcgcctgaataacacaaatatggtcatcagaattatcggaaccaaaagtgatagaaagttcaaacatggctcagaacggcgtataacgtcataatatcacgttttgggcacattttattttttatctccaacatggttcaacatgtcatttggcgcctgaataacacaaatatggtcagcagaattatcggaaccaaaagtgatagaaagttcaaacatggctcagaacggcgtataacgtcataatatcacgttttgggcacattttgttttttatctccaacatggttcatcatgtcatttggcgcctgaataacacaaatatggtcatcagaattatcggaaccaaaagtgatagaaagttcaaacatggctcagaacggcgtataacgtcataatatcacgttttgggcacattttattttttatctccaacatggttcaacatgtcatttggcgcctgaataacacaaatatggtcagcagaattatcggaaccaaaagtgatagaaagttcaaacatggctcagaacggcgtataacgtcataatatcacgttttgggcacattttgttttttatctccgacttgctccaacatgttatttggcgcctgaatatcacaaatatggtcagtagaattatcggaaccaaaagtgatagaaagttcaaacatggctcagaacggcgtataacgtcataatatcacgttttgggcacattttattttttatctccaacatggttcaacatgtcatttggcgcctgaataacacaaatatggtcagcagaattatcggaaccaaaagtgatagaaagttcaaacatggctcagaacggcgtataacgtcataatatcaagttttgggcacattttgttttttatctccgacttgctccaacatgttatttggcgcctgaatatcacaaatatggtcagtagaattatcggaaccaaaagtgatagaaagttcaaacatggctcagaacggcgtataacgtcataatatcacgttttgggcatattttgttttttatctccaacatggttcaacatgtcatttggctcctaaatatcacaaatatggtcagcagaattatcggaaccaaaagtgatagaaagttcaaacatggctcagaacggcgtataacgtcataatatcacgttttgggcacattttgttttttatctccaacatggttcatcatgtcatttggcgcctgaataacacaaatatggtcatcagaattatcggaaccaaaagtgatagaaagttcaaacatggttgagaacggcgtataacgtcataatatcacgttttgggcacattttgttttttatctccaacatggttcatcatgtcatttggcgcctgaataacacaaatatggtcagcagaattatcggaaccaaaagtgatagaaagttcaaacatggctcagaacggcgtataacgtcataatatcacgttttgggcacattttattttttatctaaaacatggttcaacatgtcatttggcgcctgaataacacaaatatggtcagcagaattatcggaaccaaaagtgatagaaagttcaaacatggctcagaacggcgtataacgtcataatatcacgttttgggcacattttattttttatctccaacatggttcaacatgtcatttggcgcctgaataacacaaatatggtcagcagaattatcggaaccaaaagtgatagaaagttcaaacatggctcagaacggcgtataacgtcataatatcacgttttgggcacattttgttttttatctccaacatggttcaacatgtcatttggctcctgaatatcacaaatatggtcagcagaattatcggaaccacaagtgatagaaagttcaaacatggctcagaacggcgtataacgtcataatatcacgttttgggcacattttattttttatctccaacatagttcaacatgtcatttggcgcatgaataacacaaatatggtcagcagaattatcggaaccaaaagtgatagaaagttcaaacatggctcagaacggcgtataacgtcataatatcacgttttgggcacattttgttttttatctccgtcttgctccaacatgttatttggcgcctgaatatcacaaatatggtcagcagaattatcggaaccaaaagtgatagaaagttcaaacatggctcagaacggcgtataacgtcataatatcacgttttgggcacattttgttttttatctacgacttgctccaacatgttatttggcgcctgaatatcacaaatatggtcagtagaattatcggaaccaaaagtgatagaaagttcaagcatggctcagaacggcgtataacgtcataatataacgttttgggcatattttgttttttatctccaacatggttcatcatgtcatttggcgcctgaataacacaaatatggtcatcagaattatcggaaccaaaagtgatagaaagttcaaacatggttcagaacggcgtataacgtcataatatcacgttttgggcacattttgttttttatctccaacatggttcatcatgtcatttggcgcctgaataacacaaatatggtcagcagaattatcggaaccaaaagtgatagaaagttcaaacatggctcagaacggcgtataacgtcataatatcacgttttgggcacattttgttttttatctccaacatggttcatcatgtcatttggcgcctgaataacacaaatatggtcagcagaattatcggaaccaaaagtgatagaaagttcaaacatggttcagaacgtcgtataacgtcataatatcacgttttgggcacattttgttttttatctccgacttgctccaacatgttatttggcgcctgaatatcacaaatatggtcagtagaattatcggaaccaaaagtgatagaaagttcaagcatggctcagaacggcgtataacgtcataatataacgttttgggcatattttgttttttatctccaacatggttcatcatgtcatttggcgcctgaataacacaaatatggtcatcagaattatcggaaccaaaagtgatagaaagttcaaacatggttcagaacggcgtataacgtcataatatcacgttttgggcacattttgttttttatctccaacatggttcatcatgtcatttggcgcctgaataacacaaatatggtcagcagaattatcggaaccaaaagtgatagaaagttcaaacatggctcagaacggcgtataacgtcataatatcacgttttgggcacattttgttttttatctccaacatggttcatcatgtcatttggcgcctgaataacacaaatatggtcagcagaattatcggaac
This region of Onthophagus taurus isolate NC chromosome 3, IU_Otau_3.0, whole genome shotgun sequence genomic DNA includes:
- the LOC139429442 gene encoding uncharacterized protein, which produces MVDDIVTVCICKQKRERHVNLLVVSDNFGNNHYCWIKNLSRLINTQSSTHEHQRYICEGCLQYFSTEDKLVRHQMDDCKKVKATVPSEQIKVNKFGHLEKENVLQFEGFEKKMKVPFVVYADFEAILKPLTPEEGKVYDDNKPYTARCFEHEPYAFAYYIKCAYDDNLSKFRIYRGRNAALEFIIRLEKDVIEIYKQHLRQTKDMIPLSCLDQFVHELSSVCHICDKPINKEEKVCDHDHLTGLYRGPAHSVCNINYKLPMFIPVFFHNLSNYDAHMFVKSIALNKEEVEVIAQNKEKYISFSKKIVVGETTDNKGKKRKVFMKIRFVDSFRFMASSLEKLVSYLDDKDCVEVKKKFKDSEEFRLMRQKGVFPYSFVDSFEKLEYSKLPDHTQFYDILSSSNISKEQYSRAQTVWNKFKCTTLGEYSDLYLTSDVLMLTDVFENFRTISLENYNLDPCHYYTAPGFGWDALLKMTGVKLELLSDIDMLHFFKKGIRGGLCMCVKRSAIANNKFLDDFNPEKPSSYILYLDATNLYGYAMSCKLPTGGFRWLSNQEIADIDVECLDDEHLGYVFEVDLEYPERLHNQHDDLPFCPENIIAPGSKHPKLIANLQNKSKYIIHYVNLRECVKKGLKLTKIHRALQFQQSPWMKPYIDFNSEKRMNATNEFGKNHYKQMNNIVYGKTMENVENRVDIRLVSHWENRYRRPGAEALIAKPTFKSSKIFCHNLAAIEMQKVEVKYNKPLYVGFSVLELSKAVIYNFFYNFLKEKYGENVLLLYTDTDSLILEIFTENVYQDIKENIEMFDTSNYKLNNRHNIPPGPPIVGKMKDEYPNTILTSFYGTGAKAYCINTLEGVVKRAKGVKKYVIDKNLSVSEYKRIIEDGGSVRKKMYVFRSSYHTMYTELKNKVALSAHDDKRYVMEDGCHTLAWGNYLIEDLRREDLLDNLLELLNVNMYG